The Saccharomyces eubayanus strain FM1318 chromosome IV, whole genome shotgun sequence genome contains the following window.
aacaacaacaacaacaggaGGAGCCATTAACACAAACAAGGACAGGTAATCAATCGATGACGGACAAATACAGTAAATTAAACGAACTATTAGGCACAGGCACGGGCATTGACACATTTGGTAACTTCGGGGATACCCGTGTTCCCGCTCAACATACCAAGACGGGGACATTCATTAACTCCCAGGGTACAGGCTATAGGCAAGTTTCCAATGACCCAAAGCATAATCCATTCCTAAACAGTCAATATACGGGTCTGCCAAGTACCAACGTTGTACCAACACAAACAGGCTACGGATTTGGGAaccaacaacagcaacaatcTCAAACTAACAGCTCAAATAGCCAAGGCTATGCTTTAATTGATCTTTGAAGTAGTTGTATCATTGCAAACTCCCGTTCGCATTTCCAACCAGATGAGCATTGTTTACATCAGCATAATATATATGGACTAGTTAGTTTAGTTACTTCAGTGCTACATTCTACGCAACCACCcagtatatatatatatatatatatatatatatatttgtataGTAAGCACACATTGACTTAGGAAAGTTTTCTGATATCTAACACAGTCCAGCTCGAACGGTAAAACAAGGGAAACGGGTTTTAATTTGGTATCCCTGTATGGAGCTGCTCCGCGATCGAGAAATGTAACGCGCCATCTACATGTCCATTAGCAGTAGACCAACTATACGCTCTAGATCCAAATGCGATAATTCGAAGGGCCCATCGCCGTCGTGGGCTTCAGTAGAATCTTTGTGGGATTGCAGTGATCGCAACGCCGCCtcttcaatgaaaacatccaaatatttttgtatcATCGGTATGACTTCATCATCGATTTTTATATTCTTGTTACCATTGTTCTGGCTTATGATTTTTATTAATGCCTCTTTGGATAACATCATCTCATCCATACATACACCAATGGYttctctttttcttcctacATTGATCTGAGTGCGAACATCATTTTGgatatacatatatttttCCGTTTTAAAGCGAGACAGGTTTATTGAACCTGCCTGAAAGAAGGCAAAGTAAGCAgtagacaaagaaaaaaaaggctgAGATTAATAGAAATACATGTATCTTTTTAATTGATTTATTTATCTAAactgttttgtttatatatatttatatacatatacatagTATTCTTTCCTTGAGATTGctctccaaaaaaaaaaaaaaaaaaaaaaggttgtaaaaaaaaaaccccaaaaaagaaaagaatattcaagGGAAATTTCATCTTGTCAGTTGAAATGAGTAGTTTATTGTGAAAATGGtgacaataaaaaattagcTAAAAAAGCGAGAGCGTCGATGAAACTGTGCAAGAGCATTTGAGCTCTTGATGTGGACGATAATATTAGTTACAAATGAAACtgggaaaaagaatgaagcGGTTtgagatattttttcataaacaaaaagaggTAGTAGAGTGATAGTAATAAAAAGGCGTGCAAATAACAGAAAAAAGAGTTAGCACAGAGAGtaaaaagagagaaaataaaagaaaaagtagaaatggataaaaaaatcgaagTAACAACCGATTCCTTGTTCGGCGTTAAATCAATGGTAACAGTATGGTTACAGAATACAATAATTCACAATTAGCAGcttgaagagaaagaaaaaaaatagtaacgGACAACTAGAAAACAAGCCCCCTTTGCgtattgttttcttttttttcccgGCCTCCTTAAAATTGGGGTTGTGGTTGTCCTGGTGGCATTGCCATGAAATGTTCCTGCTGTGGAGGGTACCCTTGCTGTTGGGGCATTTGTAATGGAGGATACGcttgttgttgatgatgttgtGGAGGAGGAACCATGAATTGTGGGtgatgttgttgtggaGGAATAGCGAATTGTTGCTGAGGTGGTAATTGTTGTTGAGGTGTTGTTTGTTGATGGTAGCTTTGCTGTTCAATAGGAAATGGAACAGGAACAGTTTCATCGTCTTCGGCCACGTACAATGATTTATCAATTGTGGCTGGAATAGCGGCAATTTCAGTACCCAATTCTTGTTCAATCTTGTAGAGGTTGAAGCGATCATTCCAATTGATCAAATTGATTGCTAAACCTAAATGACCAAATCTACCTGATCTACCAATACGATGTAGGTAAGTTTCTGCTGTTTTTGGGAAATCAAAATTGATAACGACATTAACAGCTTGAATATCAATACCACGGGTCAATAAATCCGAGCAGACCAAAGTACGAACTTTACCTTGACGAAACTCGTGGAACactttgtttctttcctGTTGTTTCATCCTGGCATGGGAATAATAACACGAATAACCTAAATCGGTGATCTTCTTGGCTAGCAATTCTACACGGTTCGTAGAGTTACAGAAAATGATAGCTTGATTAATTTGTAGCTTGGAAAATAAAGTGTTTAAACAATGCAgtttttgtctttcttcCACGAAGGCATAGTATTGGGTGATACCCTTTAGAGTTAATTCTTCCATTAAATTAATTTCATAAGGTTTATGCAAATGCTTAACCATGAACTCCTTGACTGTCAATGGGAAAGTAGCACTAAATAATAGAGATTGGTGAGTTGGTGGcaaaaaagacaagatttgttcaattATTGTTTTAAAATCACGGGATAACATTTTATCAGCTTCATCCATGATGAACAAAGAGCAATCAGATAGATCTGCTACTTTCCTTGAGGCCAAATCCAACACTCTACCAGGAGTACCAACCAAAACATGAACTGTTTCATTTAGTCTTAAAATGTCATCTCTCAAATTGGTACCACCAGTGGTAACCATACATGAAATACCACAGTGCTTACCCAATGTACGGACGACTTGTGAAGTTTGTAGAGCTAATTCCCTTGTGGGA
Protein-coding sequences here:
- the MHF2 gene encoding Mhf2p gives rise to the protein MYIQNDVRTQINVGRKREXIGVCMDEMMLSKEALIKIISQNNGNKNIKIDDEVIPMIQKYLDVFIEEAALRSLQSHKDSTEAHDGDGPFELSHLDLERIVGLLLMDM
- the DHH1 gene encoding DExD/H-box ATP-dependent RNA helicase DHH1, encoding MSSTNNNFNTNNNSNTDLDLDWKTTLNIPKKDTRPQTDDVLNTKGNTFEDFYLKRELLMGIFEAGFEKPSPIQEEAIPVAITGRDILARAKNGTGKTAAFVIPTLEKVKPKLNKIQALIMVPTRELALQTSQVVRTLGKHCGISCMVTTGGTNLRDDILRLNETVHVLVGTPGRVLDLASRKVADLSDCSLFIMDEADKMLSRDFKTIIEQILSFLPPTHQSLLFSATFPLTVKEFMVKHLHKPYEINLMEELTLKGITQYYAFVEERQKLHCLNTLFSKLQINQAIIFCNSTNRVELLAKKITDLGYSCYYSHARMKQQERNKVFHEFRQGKVRTLVCSDLLTRGIDIQAVNVVINFDFPKTAETYLHRIGRSGRFGHLGLAINLINWNDRFNLYKIEQELGTEIAAIPATIDKSLYVAEDDETVPVPFPIEQQSYHQQTTPQQQLPPQQQFAIPPQQHHPQFMVPPPQHHQQQAYPPLQMPQQQGYPPQQEHFMAMPPGQPQPQF